The genomic stretch AGACACTTAGTTGTGAGTCTCCCACCCACCACTTAACTATGTGACCCAAGCTAGTCCCTTAATCTGAGCTTTTGTTTCCCCCTTGGTCCATGGGTGAGCAAGCAGTATGAGTGTCTGTTGGATTGGATTTTGAACCTTGAAGAGCTAATAGAACAGGAAGCCACATTCTGGGCTCTATGATGATGTTGCCCTCATGGGGagagcagagggggaggggccagtgaacctcccccacccccctgctgCTCCCGACCCAGCAGAGCAGAAGGTGCTGATATGTCTAAACCCAACTCCCCACGACCTTCTGCTATCACACTAGAGCAAGAAATCCAGACCACACAAGAGCCACTGCATCCtaaaattttatgtgaaattctGTAACTGTGTACAGAGCGGTCTGTGGCTGCCTGCCCACGGGCCTGGACTGTAGAGACACCACTGCTCAGCACTTGCTGTAGATGGCTTCACTGCCCCGCTCCTCGAACTCTTCCTTGCTGACCCAAAGCTGCTGGAAGGCCTGCAGGGAGGCCAGGATGGAGCCGCCGGTCCACACGGAGGTCTTCCTCTCGGGAGCAGCAGCCACTGCGGGGCTGTCCCCGGGGCAGAGGAGGCTCAGCTCCCGCTGGAAGCgctctgggaagccttccagCATGGTGCAGCCGCCACACAGCAGCACGTTGGCTGCCATCTCCTCCTTGAAGCCCGCCTCCTGGCAGTGGTTCAGGCAGGCGGCCGTGAGCTCGGGGAGACCAGGCTGGTCGCTGCCCACCAAGGTGGGCTTGAAGAGCATCTCGGCGCACTGAAAGCGCTCTTGGCCGATGGTGATGAGCTTGCCGTCGGGGAGCTCATAGTCTACACGCAGATCCTCCAGGCACCGGCCAAGCTCCTCCTCTGGCTTGAGTGCCGAGTAGCAGCACGTCTTCTTGATGTGCTCGATGATGTGCAGGTGGTCGTCCGTGAACTTGTGGCCGGCGTCGTTGAGCAGCTGCAGCAGGTAGCTGGTGAGGTTGCTGCCGGCATAGTCGGCACGACTCGTCAGGCCTGGTAGCACGTTGCCCTCGGAGATGGGCACCACGTGTGAGACGCCGTGCCCACTCTCTACCACCAGCCCGGAGGTCTTGCCATAGGAGTAGATGGACAGCAACGACTGGGATGTCACGTGCATGGCAGGGATGCCAAAGGTCTCGAACATGAGCTCTGCATACTTCTCGCGGTTGCTGGTGGGGCTGAGTGGGGGGTCGGAGACCAGCACGGCATGTTCTTCGGGGAAGATCTTCATGGCTGTGTGGAAGATGTACTCCCAGATGTTCTGGATGCAGTCCCAGTCCACCACGATGCCGTATTTTAGCGGGTTAATCAGCTTCAGAGGCCCCTCCATGTTGAGCAGCTCGTGGCCCACGTAGATCTCCTTGCGGGTGTCACCAGCATCAGCCGCCTCCGAGCAGCGCTTGCCCACAGTGGAGGAGATGAAGTAGGTGGGCCTCGGCTCACCCGCATAGCCACACTTACAGTACTGGGAGCCCAGGTCAATGATGAGTGCCTTGATCTTACGCACCTTCTTGGGCTTCATCTTCAGCTGAGTGGATGAACTTGTGTCCCGGATGCCAGCCTCAGGACCTGGCAGCGTGCCTGCCTCTCCAGGGTCCCCCTGAGCCGTGCCCGTGGGCTTGGGGCTAGGGCTGTTCCTCGTCGCCATTTACCTTCCTTGCTCACCTTTCTCACATCCACATCCTAGAGCTCCATGGGGAGAAATAAGAGGGTCCACCTCCAGCAGTTCCTTGGCAACCCCTCAGGATTGTGATGTCACCACAGGCTGGTCCAGTCCAGCAGCCCAGGGAGGGCTTGGCCTTGGCAGGCCCTTGACCTATCAGCCCCACCCCCATCGGCCTAACGCGACTTTGCTCCCAGACGGAGCAGGTGGCCAGCACAGTTTTAGAAATCCAACCACACTTGGGTCTCAGAGGTTTCTGCTCCCTCCCCTTATATCCTCACTCCTAATCCCCCGTTCACTAGCTGAACACCTCTTCCTCCTCAGCTTCTTGGCCAAGAGAGTGATAAATATTTGAGCCCCTACAGTAAGCCAAACGCTGTAGCAGGCACCTCACGTGACACTTCACAGCATCTTGGGAGGTAGACAGAGCTaaggaaatcaaggctcagaacgcaaatgacttgcccaagagcaAACAGCTCTTGGAGTGTTTGTACTTTAACCCAAGTTCCTCCAAATCCAATGTACCAGGTCACCTTGAAGAGTGTGTAGGCCCTGATGATAGAAACCTGGCCACAAGCAGTGCCCAGTCTAGTTGGGAAGAAGATGAATGGATGCAGAGGAGTTTGCAGGTGGACGTCTATTGGGAGAACAGAGGTgcacaaaggagggagggagtcagAAGCTTCTCCAGAGAGGTGCTGCCTATGTAGAGTACTGAAAGATAAGTGGATACTTGTCAGGTAGCTAAGAGGAGGGAAAGCCATCCCAAGCAGAGAGCACAGCCTGATCAAACACTCAGAGGGAGGCATGGTGGGGAGCTTGCAGTAGTTAAGGTGTTTGGAAAAATACATCAGGATATGGCAGTCATGGGGGCAACTAGGGAGGACCCCAAATTCTAGAGGTAAGGGCTTAGATTAACCTGACCACAGCTGGGGAGCCAATGAAGCCTTTAAGTGGGGAGTGGTCAGATTTGGTTTCcaggacaaaatcttagaaagatTCATGTTTAGCTGTAATATGGAGGGACAAGACTCTGAGATCTAAAAGGAGGATGTTGAAGAAATTTTTGTAAGACTTGAAGGTGGCCTAAACTAGGGCTGTGATAGtgtggaaaaaaggaagggacagGTTCTAAAGAAATTCAGAAAGTAGAATCTAATCTAATTGGTTGGTTCTCAACTGTCCTCAATTCAATCCAAGCTTCTAGTCTAGCATTTGAGACCCTTTCTTATAGGCTTCTGTGACATCTCTAGCCTCAAGCATTGCACTTACATCAGAAGATTagatgtggggagggaggaagagggaaggatgaATCCCTTTCCTCTGCCCAAGCAAAGATGGCCTGTCATACAGAACAAACAAATTCATTAGGTTCCCCTAGGGTCCTCTGTGCCAAACTGTCCCCCCTctaaaacaaaagacagattagggCTTTGGTAAAGAAacaggaggaaaaggggaagagaaacaACTGGGGCTAAGGAAGTTTTCTGGGAAACTTAATAAGAGCAGAAGTAGTTGAAGGATTAGGTGACAttgataagaaagaaaagagggcttTTTAAGACATAAGAAATACTGCTGTGGAACATATAAGAATGTTAATAAAGAACTCATGGGAATTTCTGTTTGCTGAATTGTCTCTTGGAACATGACACTAGGGAACTGGATTATGTGGGAAACAACATTATAAGGATTTCAGTTATGAGCACCACCAAGTTCCACTGGTGGTATCTCAAAATCACAGAACCTGAGGACTAGACACTTGATCTGGCATGGACAGCCATGAGGGACAAACTTTTCCTCACATTGGATTGATATCTGTACCTCTCTGAAGAAACCATTAATTGGTCTTGGGTCTACTTTTGACATTGTGCAAGGCAAGCTAATTCTTCCATGTGACAACACTTAGGCTATTTAAAGGCAATGCACGTGGACCCCCTAAGCCTCCTCTTCTTCCACTCCTTGTGGAAAGACAGTACAGAATAGAAAGAGGAGTAAGGAACTGGACTcagaagacctgagttcaaatctagCTCCATTATTGTAATCTGTATGAGCTTGGGCAAACTACTCAAAATGTTAGTCTAACCTGATTTTGATAGTGCTATATCCCCTCATCAGATTGATCCTTATCCGCTGCCTCCAGGTTTCAGGCTTGAGCATCTAGGTGGATGGTAGGGCTCCTCATGTATAGACAGAGGATACAGGGGCAAGAGCGGTTATACAGGGGAAGGCAATGAGTTCCATTTGGGGCGTGCTGACTTAGAGATGTCCAGAGGCCACTAGGCTGCGGATTATGGAGCTCGGGAAAGAGAAATGATCTAGATTTAGTCCTCAGTAGAGCATCTCCACCTTCTGAAGACAGCTCCTTTCCCTTCCACCTCAGGGAGACTGGTTAGTCTTAGTATT from Phocoena phocoena chromosome 6, mPhoPho1.1, whole genome shotgun sequence encodes the following:
- the ACTL7B gene encoding actin-like protein 7B, giving the protein MATRNSPSPKPTGTAQGDPGEAGTLPGPEAGIRDTSSSTQLKMKPKKVRKIKALIIDLGSQYCKCGYAGEPRPTYFISSTVGKRCSEAADAGDTRKEIYVGHELLNMEGPLKLINPLKYGIVVDWDCIQNIWEYIFHTAMKIFPEEHAVLVSDPPLSPTSNREKYAELMFETFGIPAMHVTSQSLLSIYSYGKTSGLVVESGHGVSHVVPISEGNVLPGLTSRADYAGSNLTSYLLQLLNDAGHKFTDDHLHIIEHIKKTCCYSALKPEEELGRCLEDLRVDYELPDGKLITIGQERFQCAEMLFKPTLVGSDQPGLPELTAACLNHCQEAGFKEEMAANVLLCGGCTMLEGFPERFQRELSLLCPGDSPAVAAAPERKTSVWTGGSILASLQAFQQLWVSKEEFEERGSEAIYSKC